The Candidatus Tumulicola sp. genome contains a region encoding:
- a CDS encoding XdhC/CoxI family protein, producing the protein MKDIAETLHRWQTDGERIAMATVINVDGSAPRDEGAKMLIAASGKIAGSVSGGCVEGAVADEARDVLERGEPKIVRYGINRNMMWDVGLSCGGAIDVFIERLDEPLELPADEAFVMMTLVRGPGRIGAKRRVYAARAGAPQRAAGSTGDAQLDARIDQAASAALKRGSARTEKLGDHDVFVDPILPDAQLIIVGAVHIGMALCDLGSRAGFAVTVVDPRESLNNRERFAAARRLIVGWPEDELPKLSFNENTYVAVLTHDEKFDDPTLDHVLRQKVRYVGAIGSRKTQALRRERLIGAGFASADVDALHAPIGLDIGAQSPEEIAVAILAEMIAAKHDRSGMKLKDRNEQHIHA; encoded by the coding sequence ATGAAAGACATCGCCGAGACGCTGCACCGTTGGCAAACCGACGGCGAGCGCATCGCCATGGCCACCGTCATCAATGTGGACGGCTCCGCGCCGCGCGACGAAGGCGCGAAGATGCTGATCGCGGCAAGCGGCAAAATCGCGGGCTCGGTGAGCGGCGGCTGCGTGGAAGGCGCCGTCGCGGATGAGGCGCGCGACGTGCTCGAGAGGGGTGAGCCCAAGATCGTGCGCTACGGCATCAATCGCAACATGATGTGGGATGTGGGGCTTTCATGCGGCGGAGCCATCGACGTTTTTATCGAGCGGCTTGACGAGCCGCTGGAGCTTCCGGCGGACGAAGCGTTCGTGATGATGACCCTCGTGCGCGGCCCCGGCCGCATCGGCGCCAAACGCCGCGTGTACGCAGCGCGCGCCGGCGCGCCGCAGCGCGCCGCCGGCTCTACCGGCGACGCTCAGCTCGACGCGCGCATCGACCAAGCGGCGAGCGCCGCGCTCAAGCGAGGTTCTGCGCGCACCGAGAAACTGGGCGATCACGATGTCTTCGTGGATCCGATCCTGCCGGACGCTCAACTGATCATCGTAGGCGCGGTCCACATCGGCATGGCGTTGTGCGACCTCGGCAGCAGAGCGGGCTTCGCCGTCACGGTCGTCGATCCGCGCGAGAGCCTCAACAATCGCGAGCGCTTTGCGGCGGCGCGCCGGCTCATCGTCGGTTGGCCGGAGGACGAACTGCCCAAGCTCAGCTTCAATGAGAACACCTACGTGGCCGTGCTCACCCATGACGAGAAGTTCGACGATCCGACGCTCGACCACGTGCTACGCCAAAAAGTCCGCTACGTCGGCGCCATCGGGAGCCGCAAGACGCAAGCGCTGCGTCGTGAGCGGCTCATCGGCGCCGGTTTCGCGAGCGCTGACGTCGACGCGTTGCACGCGCCCATCGGTCTCGACATCGGCGCGCAATCACCGGAAGAGATCGCGGTCGCGATTCTCGCAGAGATGATCGCTGCGAAACACGATCGCAGTGGAATGAAATTGAAAGATCGCAACGAGCAGCACATCCACGCGTAG
- a CDS encoding SpoIIE family protein phosphatase produces MPLTRPIRTGGTSTAWIVLAVALLVSVIGSVYTYVSVGDAFRRQTAADNARQRVSTLYELQLEEETALRGYLGTGQKVFIQPYVSKKAQFDPIFDELEGFVQTANLQDAFVPLHDLRHQHSVWHEQVADPLIAQPNAADALVRLQQGKLLTDQMGADFRQLRAVFEAQASDAVAQSRSLLTRAAVVTALLILLFGTAAVVADVYRSRTQAALARERVVTDTLQRAFLSGWDLLPHLRVGTAYVSSTREAAVGGDLFDVHRIDDHRSMLLVADVSGKGLAAAVDTALVKYSIRILVESEPEPGTVLSRFNRTFMNASGDPSAFVSVFLGILDDRDLSLRFASAGHGPVFLRRGSTVAAVPVTGPLIGLARTDSFSSSHAQLELGDTLVLATDGLTEARDASGMTLDEEQAMRWIAAGDQDPQRLADEIVERLTRYAGGRIADDLALLIIKVLRSPAGQAPVTPDTVERRDVESAPADVPAAG; encoded by the coding sequence ATGCCGCTCACGCGACCCATTCGCACCGGCGGAACCTCGACCGCCTGGATAGTTCTCGCCGTTGCGCTCCTCGTGTCCGTGATCGGGTCGGTCTATACGTATGTCAGCGTCGGCGATGCATTCAGGCGCCAGACCGCGGCTGACAACGCCCGGCAGCGCGTGTCCACGCTCTACGAGCTTCAATTAGAAGAGGAAACGGCGCTGCGCGGCTACCTGGGGACCGGGCAAAAGGTCTTCATTCAGCCGTATGTGTCGAAAAAAGCCCAGTTCGACCCGATTTTCGATGAGCTCGAGGGTTTTGTCCAAACGGCGAACCTGCAAGATGCGTTCGTGCCGCTGCACGATCTTCGGCATCAGCACAGCGTGTGGCACGAGCAGGTCGCCGACCCGCTCATCGCCCAGCCGAACGCTGCGGACGCGCTTGTCCGGCTGCAGCAAGGCAAACTGCTCACCGATCAGATGGGGGCCGACTTCCGGCAACTGCGAGCCGTGTTCGAAGCACAGGCGAGCGACGCGGTCGCGCAATCACGGTCTCTCCTCACCCGCGCCGCCGTCGTCACCGCCCTGCTGATATTGCTGTTCGGCACCGCGGCCGTGGTGGCGGACGTCTACCGCAGCCGGACGCAGGCGGCGCTGGCGCGTGAACGGGTCGTCACCGATACGCTGCAGCGCGCGTTCTTGAGCGGATGGGACCTGCTTCCACACCTGCGCGTCGGCACGGCGTATGTCTCGTCTACCCGAGAGGCGGCCGTCGGCGGCGATCTCTTCGACGTGCACCGTATCGATGATCACCGCTCGATGCTGCTGGTCGCCGATGTGAGCGGCAAGGGGCTCGCTGCGGCCGTGGACACCGCCTTGGTGAAGTACTCGATCCGCATTCTGGTGGAGAGCGAACCGGAGCCCGGCACTGTGCTATCGCGCTTCAACCGGACCTTCATGAATGCGTCGGGGGACCCGTCCGCGTTCGTCAGCGTGTTCTTGGGAATTCTCGACGACCGCGATTTGTCTTTACGTTTCGCGAGCGCGGGCCACGGCCCGGTGTTCTTGCGCCGCGGCAGCACCGTCGCTGCGGTGCCGGTGACCGGCCCGCTGATCGGGCTTGCGCGCACCGATTCATTCTCTTCCTCACACGCGCAATTGGAGCTTGGCGATACGCTCGTGCTTGCGACCGATGGGTTGACGGAGGCGCGCGACGCCTCGGGCATGACCCTTGACGAGGAACAGGCAATGCGCTGGATCGCCGCCGGCGATCAAGACCCGCAGCGTTTGGCCGACGAAATCGTGGAGCGCCTCACCCGTTACGCGGGCGGCCGGATCGCCGACGACCTCGCTTTGCTGATCATCAAGGTGCTCCGTTCACCGGCCGGTCAGGCGCCCGTGACGCCCGATACGGTCGAGCGCCGTGACGTCGAGTCTGCGCCCGCCGACGTCCCCGCCGCGGGGTAG
- a CDS encoding glutaredoxin domain-containing protein has protein sequence MTDDIKQSIEKDIGDHTILVYGKGTKSAPRCGFTHETIEFFNELGYPFEVIDALADPEKREALSEMTNWPTLPKVFIAGKFYGDTDILAPMRESGELLGVLEDAFKTPA, from the coding sequence ATGACTGATGACATCAAACAGTCGATTGAAAAAGATATCGGGGATCATACGATCCTCGTCTACGGCAAGGGCACCAAGAGCGCGCCGCGCTGCGGTTTCACGCACGAGACGATCGAATTCTTCAACGAACTTGGGTACCCGTTCGAGGTCATCGACGCGCTGGCCGATCCCGAAAAGCGCGAGGCGCTTTCCGAGATGACGAATTGGCCCACGTTGCCGAAAGTCTTCATCGCCGGCAAATTCTACGGCGACACCGACATTCTCGCGCCCATGCGCGAGAGCGGCGAGCTGCTCGGCGTCCTCGAGGACGCGTTCAAGACCCCGGCGTAG
- a CDS encoding BolA/IbaG family iron-sulfur metabolism protein, giving the protein MITPPQIVALIRRALPDARVELTDRTGTLDHYNVSVASKGFEGMTRIDQHRVVYQALGEALKDGRLHAVELKTQVT; this is encoded by the coding sequence ATGATCACGCCCCCACAGATCGTCGCATTGATCCGCCGCGCGCTGCCGGACGCGCGGGTGGAACTCACCGACCGCACCGGGACGCTCGACCACTACAACGTCTCGGTCGCATCGAAAGGTTTTGAAGGCATGACGCGGATCGACCAGCACCGGGTGGTGTATCAGGCGCTTGGCGAGGCGCTCAAAGACGGCCGTCTGCACGCCGTCGAATTGAAAACACAAGTCACGTGA
- a CDS encoding cytochrome c biogenesis protein CcdA, producing the protein MDYGNIYAVVDQLKDIVHTHLPLAIGLMLLGGVLSALSPSSVPRMVAIVNYAGREARSLPHAAGLSAAFMLGICVVYCGVGALAGSFGALLTLSGFLYYFTAALCLLMGLSMIRLVEIKWELPAIQTVGRGFLGAFMLGFGFAFLIAPDATPFMLGALAVTTFQGEAFLGALLMFFFAIGHGIPVFAAGVLAPWYMHHPAVRKWHVVAEMAAGYVLVFLALFFVVIA; encoded by the coding sequence ATGGATTACGGCAACATCTACGCGGTCGTCGACCAGCTCAAGGACATCGTCCACACACACCTTCCCCTCGCCATCGGGCTCATGCTGCTCGGCGGCGTGCTGAGCGCGTTGAGCCCGTCGAGCGTGCCGCGCATGGTGGCGATCGTGAATTATGCCGGCCGCGAAGCGCGCTCGCTGCCTCACGCAGCAGGGCTTTCGGCGGCCTTTATGCTTGGCATCTGCGTGGTGTATTGCGGCGTCGGCGCGCTGGCAGGGTCGTTCGGCGCACTGCTAACGCTCTCAGGCTTCCTCTATTACTTCACGGCCGCACTGTGTCTGCTCATGGGCCTTTCGATGATCCGCCTGGTCGAAATCAAATGGGAGCTGCCGGCCATCCAAACCGTCGGGCGCGGTTTTCTCGGAGCGTTCATGCTGGGGTTTGGCTTCGCGTTTCTGATCGCGCCGGATGCGACCCCGTTCATGCTTGGCGCGCTTGCCGTCACCACGTTCCAGGGCGAAGCGTTCCTCGGCGCGCTTTTGATGTTCTTCTTCGCCATCGGCCACGGCATACCGGTTTTCGCCGCAGGTGTGCTCGCGCCGTGGTACATGCATCACCCGGCCGTGCGCAAGTGGCACGTGGTCGCGGAGATGGCCGCGGGTTACGTGCTCGTTTTTCTCGCGTTGTTCTTCGTGGTGATCGCCTGA